TACCTTGCAAAACGACGGCAAGTTGTGGGGTGGCGGGAGGGCAAGGCAGAACCAGgtggcagggcagggcagggagCGGCGGCAAAAACCTACAAGTTGAAGATAATAGAGAGCTAAATGCATCGGGTCAGTAAGTTTATAGCGAGATCATTAAAAGAATGGCAATCATTGGCATGGAAATATGCTCAAGTTAATAGTACAACATCACTGTTTGCTGAAGTGATGTTGCTTGTATGTGTATGTCTAGTTTTAACAATTTCGACATATGGAGATTGCAAGAGCTAGCTAGCATGGTTCTTGCGCCTTATCTCCTAGGCAGCATGGGATGATGCAAACATTATTTCCATTTGAGCTTTTACAGATCCATCAAATCAGCCTTTTGATCTCAACATGATATGGTTCGCGCCTAGCTAGCTATTAATATATATGAATTGTATCCAATCTGGTTGTGTTACAGTTGAATCCTTACTCAATTCAGGACCAATAGCAACTAAACACATATCAAGGATTCAACGGTAACACAACACTCAGTGCTGTACATTTCCAACTCAGATTTGCAAACTTGCCAAATAAAAAACAGAGGTGAATGATTTGGTACAACTCGATTCAAGCTGGAGAGTGAATGATTACTGCTTGTGTGTGTATTTCAAATCACACAAGCTTAAATTTGGTACACGTAGCGTGACAGCTAATGGTTACTAGTGGCAGTATGTCAACCCTTCACCTCTAGATTATTACCGTTGGGTAACCACATAGGTTTTGGGATAACTACTATGACTCTCTAGCAATCAATCATATGCCAACAAATTATAAAATAATTACGCTTAATAAGTATCTAGAAGTAGCTGGTAACTAGTGAAAATTATGAATAAATTTCAACTCTTTTCTATTTAAAAAATAGCTTTTTCTGGAAATAAGAGTCTCAGTTTCATCATGTCTCAACATCAAATATTTCATAATTATTGACTAGTTACAAGAAATAATCATATAAGCATAGTTATTACTTAACTAAAAAATGATACATAGACTACCTGGGGCGGTGGCGGCAGGCTCCCGGGGCGGCGGCAGGGTCCCTGGGCGGAAGCGGGCTCCACACGGGGCGGCGATAGGCTCCCTGGCGGCGGCAGGGGGCAGTGCCAGGGACAGGGGGCCGCCGGGGCACCGGCAGCTAGGGGGAGGGGGGCAGCGGGGTCCCTGGGCGGCGGCGGGCTCCGTACGAGGCACCGGCCGCTGGGGGGAGGGCGGCGGCTGCCGGGGCACAGGGCAATGGCGGGCAGGGCGGCGGTGGGGTCCTAGGGAGGCCGGCGAGGATCCGGGCCGGTGGGCGTTCAGGGCGATGGCCGGAgcacagggcggcggcggcggcgtgtgtgAGTGCGTGAGTGTGGGCGGGCACGTGTGTGCATGAGTGTCGTGTGCGTCAGGGGGTGCGGCCGGGGGTCATATGAAAGGTATGCCGAGTTCCCCCgatctggacactcggcaaactaaagATATGCCGAGTGTCCACATCGGGGGCACTCgacattgtttttttttcaaaccgTCTGATACTGCGCAGTGGGGCTGGATCAACaaagttgccgagtgtcccctgTACGACACTCGGCAACTATTCTTTTTGCTGAGTGTTAGGTagagaacactcggcaaaaaaaaatatttcaagTTGCACCGTCCTCCTTCATAGTGTGTTCTACTAAATTTGTTATGATGGACTTTGAAAGTATCTTGTCAAATTCACTtaacaatgcatatttgatttttctacgaatattattccattatttcttgtagttatagctcaaattcaatttatattaattaaaattctataattacagttaataaattaaaattatcaaatggatccgaATAATTCCCAAAATTTGACATGgaccaatctatgttgtctattgcctatacaaaaagttttgaagtcaaaccccaatacgaccgtcactttgactccaaatcttaccagatccttctcaactCCTTGATTCTTCTttggagatgcttcggtttgtaagcaTGGTACGTAACAAATtgtgcaaaaccttctcaatttttttccacagtctccacgtatgatatcaggagatcttgacaaatctcgtgattttcagacttcatttgctttttttagaatttaaaaaccattcggccacatgttcgtggtcgtgtttcatgaacaaaatgttcgaaatttcttttcatttcccgggtaaggccccaaaatggactcaataacatgaatatgatttctccactcaatttattccattatttgaatcacttgtagaTCAAAATtaacttaaaccaaaaaattcctctaaatgcaataaattaattaaatatagcaaacacatcgagaaatataccaaattttaacatgtagtaccacatgttgtatgtgaagagtagaaaaagtttggagggcaggagagaaaaaaattattattttaccgagtgccaataaaaaacactcggcaatattattactttaccgagtgcctgcgcagaacactcggcaaaccttgtcTTTGCCGAATGtgtctaacggacactcggcaaagttctaacGGCAGGGCCGCACACCCAACGGCCGTCACACGGCCATCGCACGCCCAGCGCATGTGcctgtactttgccgagtgtctgtgtCTGGGCAAAGTTGGGTTTTGTCGAGTGCTATTTGTTTGCTGAGTGTTTCAttcaaaacactcggtaaataagatatttgccgagtgtccgatggaatgcactcggcaatTATACTGTTTTCGGTAGTGGATGATCAAGATCAGCAAGGCCTGACGATAGACAACACCGCCGCCGTTTCGACTGATGATCAAGATCAGCAACGCCCGAAGATGGACAAGACTGCCGCCGTTTCGACTGATGATCAAGATCAGCCGAAGAAGGTGGCCAACATTGTTGTTTCTTCGGCGACGAAGTAGATCAGGAGCGCCTGATGAAGACGACGGGCGGCAGCACTGATATTTCTTCGGCGACTGAAGATCCGCTGAGGAAGACGAAGATGCCCAACGTGGTGATATGGCGAAGCCTTCGTAAGACGCCATTCGATGCAAGCGTACTCATCTGGCACATCGCCACCGACCTCTGCTTCCGCAGCAAGCCTCCGAGGCACTTTAGGTGCAGGCCTCCGCATGGCGAGGTGCTTCGTGAGGTGTGCCCAGAGGCAATATCCAACTACATGGCCTACCTCCTCATGTTTAGACCCGACATGCTGATGACCGGCAACAGGCGGGATCTGTTCACTAAAGCCACCAAGCATATGGATCGCATCATCACCCAGGCCAGCAAAGAAATgacagaaaaggagaagaagcaaAAGCAACCACTCTCCGATGAAATCCTCCTAGACAAGATCAAGGAAAAAGCAGCCAGCCTCAAAGAAAAAGAGGCACATAGCGTCATCGACGACGCTTGCAACCCCGCAAAGGAGCTGCTCGACATCGAGGACGAAAATGACCGTTGGCATTTGATGCACCTAGTGTGGGTGGGCATGCTGTGCTACTCCGCCAGCATGTGCAGGGGCTAGCTGCACGCCAAGAGCTTGGGAGAAGGCGGGGAGTTCCTCTCCTACGTCTGGCTCCTCATCTCGCTCCTAGGGGCCAAGACCTTGGCAGGCAAGCTTCAGATGCCGGACAAAGAACCTGGGGACGACGTCCTGGGCGAAGAGCCAGTACAAGACAGGCCCGTGGCTCCAGAAGACGAACCATGGCATGTCGACTAATATTGTTGGTTGCTACATACAATGCTCTGGTCTCGTGTCCTATCTATTTCTGACTTTCTGTTTCGATCtttttgtttgcttcttcttcgtttttaattttatttattatatattgCCGATGGAGTATATGCGTTTGCTGCTTGCTTCATCCGCGGGCTGGATGTAAGCTGTTTGAGGTCGTCGGTCGTGTACGTCTTCAATCGTGGCCGGTGAAATCCAGATGCGAGAAatagagaggagagagaaaagttGGAGAGAAATAAGAGGAGATTGTGTGCATTAATTAGGGGCGTTTTGGTCTTTATACAGCAACTTTGATGGCCATTAGTCCATCCATCCAAACAGGGTAGGGATGGACTAAAAGATCTAAAGAGGTCTTAAGCTAGTGGCCTTCATTTTCTCAATCCAAAGTTGTGCTGCGTGTAGTGCAATATCTGTTGTAACCGCTTTATCTTTTGTATCACTACCCTAAATACGCCATCGCTGTCAGGTGCTAAAGAGCAAACAGTGATATATATTGCATCTGGTGCACCGGCTGTTATGAACGAGGCACCGTGACTTGTTTTACATGGCACGGCTCAGACGACGTCAATTGGTGATGCACATCTCAGTGCTGGATGGTTGTCTTCTTGGGTTTTTAGACTTTTATTAAGCCATATACCAAGTGATAGTACTACATACTATACATACGTGGGAAGAGATCCCTTTCTTTTGGGGCCTGGAGCGACCACCACTTTGCCTCACCCTAGGATCAGGCTTGAAAAACCAGCACCAAATCTCTCCCACGTCCAACCCTTCCCATCTTCCTTGCCACGCTCTTCGGCGTGTTTGGAAGCTGCCTCCCAGGCAGCGTCCCTAGGCGTTGGATTTCGATCGCCTAAGGCTGCGATCAATTGCCTGGCAGGCAAGCCAAGATGAGGGCGGCATCTAAACACGCCCTCGCCAAGTCCTCCCTCTCCATCTTCTTTGTTGTGCCATTTACACCGACCATAAGAGTCGTTAGGCCTAGTCGCACGCGCGTTGTGTTGGGACTACGGTGCAGTGACAAGTAGCATGTACCATTGGGCTAACACGTAGGACCTAGAATATTAT
The genomic region above belongs to Miscanthus floridulus cultivar M001 unplaced genomic scaffold, ASM1932011v1 os_2644_1, whole genome shotgun sequence and contains:
- the LOC136535260 gene encoding uncharacterized protein: MIHRLPGAVAAGSRGGGRVPGRKRAPHGAAIGSLAAAGGSARDRGPPGHRQLGGGGQRGPWAAAGSVRGTGRWGEGGGCRGTGQWRAGRRWGPREAGEDPGRWAFRAMAGAQGGGGGVCECVSVGGHVCA
- the LOC136535261 gene encoding uncharacterized protein, which gives rise to MKTTGGSTDISSATEDPLRKTKMPNVVIWRSLRKTPFDASVLIWHIATDLCFRSKPPRHFRCRPPHGEVLREVCPEAISNYMAYLLMFRPDMLMTGNRRDLFTKATKHMDRIITQASKEMTEKEKKQKQPLSDEILLDKIKEKAASLKEKEAHSVIDDACNPAKELLDIEDENDRWHLMHLVWVGMLCYSASMCRG